A stretch of Macadamia integrifolia cultivar HAES 741 chromosome 7, SCU_Mint_v3, whole genome shotgun sequence DNA encodes these proteins:
- the LOC122083862 gene encoding probable CoA ligase CCL5 produces the protein MASDSISINIDPRSGFCKSNSVFYSKRKPIALPCNEFLDVTTFISSHAHNGKIAFIDASTGRHLTFPEVWRAVDSVASCLSEMGIRKGHVVLLLSPNSIFFPVVCLSVMSLGAIITTTNPLNTPQEIHKQVANSKPILAFTTQSLLPKLSGTDLPVVLIGEHNNEKLSSKTTEIISCLEDMMKNEPNQSGLRTRVKERVREDDPATLLYSSGTTGASKGVISSHRNLMVMIQNVVTNSTLEGQTFICTVPMFHIYGLGVFVAGLLAFGSTVVVLSKFDMDEMLSAVAKYGVTYLPLVPPILVALINQAERVKAKYDLRMLQWVISGGAPLSKEVIESFLEKYPTVGIQQGYAMTETTGLGASTITLEESRRYGTAGLLSASLEAKIVDPDTGEALPVNRTGELWLRGPSVMKGYLSNPEATTSTIDKEGWLRTGDICYIDEEGYIFVVDRLKELIKYKGYQVPPAELEALLLTHPEIADAAVIPFPDKEVGQYPMAYVVRKAGSNQSESAVMDFVSTQVAPYKRIRRVAFVAAIPKSPSGKILRKDLIKLAISKL, from the exons ATGGCGTCTGATAGCATATCGATCAACATCGATCCAAGAAGCGGCTTCTGCAAGTCCAACTCCGTCTTCTACAGTAAACGGAAACCCATTGCCCTCCCCTGCAACGAGTTCTTGGATGTCACCActttcatctcctcccatgcccATAATGGTAAGATCGCCTTCATCGACGCCTCCACCGGGCGCCACCTTACCTTCCCGGAAGTATGGCGTGCAGTCGATTCCGTGGCCTCTTGCTTGTCTGAGATGGGCATACGAAAGGGTCACGTGGTTCTCCTCCTCTCCCCTAATTCTATTTTCTTCCCCGTCGTCTGTCTTTCAGTCATGTCCCTCGGCgccatcatcaccaccaccaaccCTCTTAACACTCCTCAGGAGATCCACAAGCAGGTCGCCAATTCCAAACCCATCCTCGCCTTCACCACCCAGTCCCTCCTCCCTAAACTCTCCGGCACTGACCTCCCCGTCGTTCTCATCGGAGAACACAACAACGAGAAACTCTCCTCCAAGACCACCGAGATCATCTCCTGTCTCGAGGACATGATGAAAAATGAGCCGAATCAGAGTGGACTCAGAACCCGAGTGAAGGAACGGGTGAGAGAGGATGACCCAGCTACTTTGCTCTACTCGTCGGGCACAACCGGAGCCAGCAAGGGTGTGATCTCGTCGCATCGGAACCTCATGGTGATGATTCAGAATGTAGTGACCAATTCGACGTTGGAAGGGCAGACGTTCATCTGCACTGTGCCAATGTTCCACATCTACGGCTTAGGGGTATTCGTCGCAGGGTTGCTGGCGTTCGGATCGACGGTCGTGGTGCTCTCCAAATTTGATATGGATGAGATGCTATCTGCGGTTGCGAAGTACGGGGTGACCTACCTGCCTCTCGTGCCGCCGATACTGGTGGCGTTGATCAACCAAGCGGAGAGGGTGAAAGCCAAGTACGACCTGAGGATGTTGCAATGGGTGATTTCGGGTGGGGCTCCATTGAGCAAGGAAGTGATCGAAAGTTTCTTGGAGAAGTATCCAACTGTGGGGATTCAGCAGGGTTATGCAATGACGGAGACCACGGGGCTTGGAGCGTCCACAATTACGCTGGAGGAGAGCAGGCGATATGGTACGGCGGGGCTATTGTCGGCCAGCTTGGAAGCCAAGATCGTTGACCCGGACACTGGAGAGGCCTTGCCAGTGAATCGGACTGGTGAGCTTTGGCTTCGTGGGCCCTCTGTCATGAAAG GTTATCTGAGCAACCCAGAAGCCACAACATCGACGATAGACAAGGAGGGATGGCTAAGGACAGGAGACATATGCTACATCGACGAGGAAGGATACATATTCGTGGTGGATAGGTTGAAGGAGCTCATTAAATACAAGGGCTATCAG GTCCCTCCAGCAGAACTAGAGGCATTGTTGCTTACGCACCCAGAGATCGCTGATGCTGCTGTCATACC GTTTCCAGATAAGGAGGTGGGACAGTATCCAATGGCATATGTGGTGAGAAAAGCGGGAAGCAATCAGTCGGAGAGTGCCGTCATGGACTTTGTGTCTACACAG GTGGCTCCATACAAGAGAATCCGCAGAGTGGCATTCGTGGCTGCCATCCCCAAGAGCCCATCTGGCAAAATTCTCAGGAAGGACCTCATTAAGCTTGCTATCTCAAAGCTATGA